Genomic window (Rhododendron vialii isolate Sample 1 chromosome 4a, ASM3025357v1):
CAAAGTAGCCGTTTGTGATTTTCACTCATCGATAACagaactttaccatttttcctTAATCCTACTGTCTGGTACAACACTCCTGGAAGAGTAATATTGTATAATTTAGCCCACGATTCTGCAACTCCATATTCTTTCATCACCCATATGCAACAAGAACCCTCCTCCAGTTGTCCATGACATAACACCGCCAATGATTCTTTATATGCCATGATGGCCAGGCACAATGGGCTTTGACTAACCAGAGTGGCGGGCATCATCATCACCGAGAACGCTTGAGAACCCATATTGAACAACATTATTAAACTGCTTAGACCATTCATCACTCTCGTGTCAATTGCAATCCAATGTATGGCTCCATTAACAAAAGCATGTAGGCAACTAAAACGCACAACCTGATGTGGATGATCAACAATAGAGATGGATCTCCATGATCCTGTGCCTTGGGTGTAAAGCTCAACCTTGGAAGGAAATTTTCCCAGATCATCCGCCTTCTCATAAACAATAAACACCAACATGTACTCATGCGTAGTGGGGTGGGCaccaaatcccaaaacaaacggCGGAGGAGAAGTTTCTGGCAGAGAGGGCATGGGAAGAATTAATGATTTCCTAATTAATGGATTCCACAGAATAATACACGGTGGCGAAGTGGTATCAACCATACAAAGCAAACCATTACACTTACCCACTACTCTTCTATGCCCAAGTGAAGTACTCAAAGGAGACACCAGTTCCGCGAACTCATCGCCACGGCACAACAGATAGCGCTCTCTGTTGTCAATAAAGGTGTAAGTCGTAAGGAGAAGGTTTTCGgtgtttgttttggtgtggtcgaGGTGTTTGGCGATGAAACTAGGGCTTGTTATAAAGGAATGCCATGTTTTGCATACGGATGTGAATCGAATCAGAGATTCTACGGGCAGTCTTACGAGAATTTCGGCTAAAATTTCAGTTGATATATAGTCCGACATTGTTCCTGCAACAAAACGATAATATGGGTATCGAGacaagtggaaaaaaaaagagcctaAGTTTTGAGGAAGAGGGAAAAGTTGGGCATAAGAACTTACAGAACTTGTGATGATCGATTGAAGCCCTGGGTTTTCGAGCTGGGCTATGATCGTTCGATTCGTCCCAAATTTCTATGATTTTCCCAGCATTTCAATGATCAAAGACAGAATAAGCATAAGCTGCATAactgaggagagagagagagagagagagagaggggcgagTCGGGCGACCGAGCTTTCCT
Coding sequences:
- the LOC131321957 gene encoding F-box protein CPR1-like, which codes for MSDYISTEILAEILVRLPVESLIRFTSVCKTWHSFITSPSFIAKHLDHTKTNTENLLLTTYTFIDNRERYLLCRGDEFAELVSPLSTSLGHRRVVGKCNGLLCMVDTTSPPCIILWNPLIRKSLILPMPSLPETSPPPFVLGFGAHPTTHEYMLVFIVYEKADDLGKFPSKVELYTQGTGSWRSISIVDHPHQVVRFSCLHAFVNGAIHWIAIDTRVMNGLSSLIMLFNMGSQAFSVMMMPATLVSQSPLCLAIMAYKESLAVLCHGQLEEGSCCIWVMKEYGVAESWAKLYNITLPGVLYQTVGLRKNGKVLLSMSENHKRLLWYDCETKTLTNAGYTGSADAFTADTFMESLVLVKP